The following coding sequences lie in one Onychomys torridus chromosome X, mOncTor1.1, whole genome shotgun sequence genomic window:
- the Armcx5 gene encoding armadillo repeat-containing X-linked protein 5, translating into MIGSKSKGKAREESGATLKPGSKGHASAKGKAKSQTKKVVEAEPKEELRNQAEARGGAVARRQTVTHTEPETVTWKVKKKKDKTNTRVNAQTKTELAEPGLVPHTKADASSMSVVVTVTKSEVKVDAGIEASVKCSAKARDKGSTKHRSEVKKETCVRSGAGDKASIVLNTTDEGEEYVCSWFWTGEEPSVGSWFWPEEEYPLQVYQPPPKVEEEPEPPEDTFDFTLKKKAAAWARGRFIVLVPVEEGEKCLPPEGNWTLVATLIETPLGIRPLTKIPPFEGPYFQTLAEVKEQIREREKYGPNPKACRCKSRTFSLEPVEFDKLVALLRLTRDPFIHEIATMIMGISPAYPFTQDIVHDVGITVMIENFVNNPNAKRYPKNLNVSVSTDTSGEAKEDEAHVNKVCRDILSCPLNCSVQVEELKLLASLSMKFEYHHVIVNYVRYFITLLNKGSVKIKFQVLRVILCLSKNQANTRELISAEVLSSLVAHFHKNESKANILHIIEIFENINFQFKKRAKLFTKEMFTKSELISIFHEAKEFDQKLQDLADHSDPDVRDKVIRLILKL; encoded by the coding sequence ATGATCGGCTCTAAAAGTAAAGGGAAAGCTAGAGAAGAGTCTGGGGCTACCTTAAAACCTGGAAGCAAAGGCCATGCCAGTGCTAAAGGAAAAGCCAAGAGTCAGACTAAGAAAGTGGTTGAGGCAGAACCAAAAGAAGAATTGAGGAACCAGGCTGAGGCTAGAGGTGGAGCAGTGGCCAGGAGACAGACAGTGACTCACACTGAGCCTGAGACTGTGACatggaaagtgaaaaaaaagaaagacaagacaaatACTAGAGTCAATGCTCAGACTAAGACAGAGCTGGCAGAGCCTGGGCTAGTGCCTCACACCAAGGCAgatgcttcttccatgtctgtggTCGTTACTGTAACCAAGTCCGAAGTCAAGGTTGACGCTGGTATTGAGGCATCTGTCAAGTGCTCTGCCAAGGCTAGAGATAAGGGCAGTACGAAGCACAGATCTGAGGTAAAAAAAGAGACCTGTGTCCGATCCGGGGCTGGGGACAAAGCGAGTATTGTCCTCAATACCACTGATGAGGGTGAAGAATATGTGTGCTCCTGGTTTTGGACTGGAGAAGAGCCTAGTGTAGGGTCCTGGTTCTGGCCTGAAGAAGAATATCCTCTTCAAGTTTATCAGCCCCCACCTAAGGTTGAGGAAGAACCCGAACCCCCAGAGGACACATTcgactttactttaaaaaaaaaagcagcagcatgGGCAAGGGGCAGGTTTATTGTCCTGGTCCCAGTTGAGGAAGGTGAGAAATGTTTACCCCCAGAAGGAAACTGGACTCTGGTTGCGACCTTAATTGAAACTCCTCTGGGTATTCGACCATTGACCAAGATTCCACCTTTTGAAGGACCTTACTTCCAGACTTTAGCTGAAGTAAAAGAGCAAATCCGGGAAAGAGAAAAGTATGGACCCAATCCGAAGGCCTGCCGCTGTAAATCGCGTACCTTTAGTTTAGAGCCTGTAGAGTTTGATAAGCTTGTTGCCCTCCTTAGGTTAACTAGAGATCCTTTTATTCATGAGATAGCTACAATGATAATGGGCATCAGTCCCGCTTACCCGTTTACTCAAGATATCGTTCATGATGTTGGTATTACTGttatgattgaaaattttgtCAATAATCCAAATGCTAAAAGATACcctaaaaatttaaatgtgagTGTCAGCACTGACACCTCTGGAGAAGCAAAAGAGGATGAAGCACATGTAAATAAAGTTTGTAGGGACATACTCTCTTGTCCTCTGAACTGTTCTGTACAAGTGGAGGAGCTCAAACTGTTAGCAAGCTTGAGTATGAAATTCGAGTATCACCACGTGATTGTCAATTATGTTCGCTATTTCATCACATTGTTAAACAAAGGAAGTGTCAAAATCAAGTTTCAAGTTCTAAGAGTTATTTTGTGTTTGTCAAAAAATCAAGCCAATACAAGAGAACTGATCAGTGCCGAAGTATTGTCCTCACTGGTTGCTCACTTTCACAAGAATGAGTCAAAGGCTAATATTCTTCATATCATTGAAATATTTGAGAATATAAATTTCCAGTTCAAAAAAAGGGCAAAGCTATTTACCAAGGAAATGTTCACTAAATCTGAACTTATTTCCATATTCCACGAGGCAAAAGAGTTTGACCAGAAACTCCAAGACTTAGCAGACCATAGTGACCCTGATGTGAGAGATAAAGTTATCCGATTAATACTCAAACTCTGA